Proteins from a genomic interval of Leishmania infantum JPCM5 genome chromosome 11:
- a CDS encoding putative 60S ribosomal protein L28, whose translation MSHSVDLQWILVRQNSRFLQKRGGIRMSNDPFNNNGNWTKRHCGFLNEKAAVVKPAKGGAICVTVKDGSSNNKPRQTYRKTVHAAGVRASDVSRAVAAVRPDLADVSFRRARRMACIASRTAKVAAARKARSEKIKFSRKSVRAKRH comes from the coding sequence ATGTCGCACTCTGTCGATCTCCAGTGGATCCTGGTCCGCCAGAACAGCCGCTTCCTGCAGAAGCGCGGCGGCATTCGCATGAGCAACGACCCGttcaacaacaacggcaactGGACGAAGCGCCACTGCGGCTTCCTGAACGAGAAGGCTGCTGTTGTGAAGCCGGCGAAGGGTGGTGCGATCTGCGTGACGGTGaaggacggcagcagcaacaacaaaccGAGGCAGACGTACAGGAAGACCGTGCATGCTGCTGGCGTGAGGGCGTCGGACGTGAGCCgtgccgtggctgctgtgcgtcCGGACCTCGCGGACGTGTCGTtccgccgcgcgcgccgcatGGCCTGCATTGCGAGCCGCACGGCGaaggtggctgctgcgcgcaaGGCCCGCTCCGAGAAGATCAAGTTTTCACGCAAGTCCGTGCGCGCGAAGCGCCACTag
- a CDS encoding putative protein transport protein Sec31, whose product MRLKNTALCCAFAWSPAVLGNPPLLATASYSGAMDENFSSDAFLEIRLVDVKVTDDTELPVVGRVRLPDRAHRVDWSPYAGPQGIIGVSCGNGCVYIFSAAEVLAAGPNGGGEEVSDHPRGLLWMVREHAGSAVRGFHFNPSKPHFFATGADDGVWRVWTLQDGATGGVCAPTKVAVISNVPNSGAIVHLQWHPKYAHIFATATVNGVVNVWNLKMATRVTALNVSKASHGAQITAIAWNPTAATQLVVGLDDGHPVLQVWDLRTGVVPLREMSGHTGGITGLAWSEQESSMVASCGGDGRTMWWDPNTGKKLGELQPVGQYLVDVQWCPVLPAVIATSSFAPLLCVSTAQDVSSTGGDKLGAVPKWLNKPCGASVNMSLAVASLAPGTEHDIVLSSLNCVPMSPHTTEDQRMFERLAEFPRGSPERTQWLRDTHHELLAAFSSAQNSRQPILDFLNEGVASEKGGAGAGSGRPGEEDDDPFTAISHENQKRYEDRTSELIVSGKIEEAVDLCMDEHCFDDAFAIAFLSGGEMVRKVHQRYIAHVAAVSPQKRHVLYAGAIASGDFRPLIQANVPWKE is encoded by the coding sequence ATGCGACTGAAGAACACGGCGCTATGCTGCGCGTTTGCGTGGTCGCCGGCGGTGTTGGGCAAcccgcccctcctcgccaccgcgtcTTACAGCGGTGCCATGGACGAGAActtcagcagcgacgccttTCTTGAGATTCGCCTCGTGGACGTGAAGGTGACGGACGACACGGAGCTGCCTGTTGTCgggcgtgtgcggctgccggaTCGCGCACATCGCGTCGACTGGTCTCCGTACGCCGGGCCGCAGGGCATCATCGGTGTCTCGTGCGGCAACGGCTGTGTATACATCTTCTCCGCTGCAGAGGTGCTCGCCGCCGGCCCgaatggcggcggcgaggaggtgagTGATCACCCGCGCGGACTGCTGTGGATGGTGCGCGAGCACGCGGGCTCGGCCGTGCGCGGTTTCCACTTCAACCCTTCGAAGCCGCACTTTttcgccaccggcgccgacgatggCGTGTGGCGCGTGTGGACGCTTCAGGATggcgccaccggcggtgtgtgtgcgccaacGAAGGTGGCTGTCATCTCGAACGTGCCGAACAGCGGCGCCATTGTCCACCTTCAGTGGCACCCCAAATACGCCCACATCTTTGCCACAGCCACCGTGAACGGCGTGGTGAACGTGTGGAACCTGAAGATGGCCACCcgcgtgacggcgctgaACGTGTCCAAGGCATCACACGGGGCACAGATCACCGCCATCGCTTGGAACCCGACGGCTGCGACGCAGCTCGTTGTTGGACTCGACGACGGACATCCAGTGTTGCAGGTGTGGGACCTTCGCACCggggtggtgccgctgcgcgagatgAGCGGACATACCGGCGGCATCACCGGCCTCGCTTGGAGCGAGCAGGAGTCGTCGATGGTGGCATCatgcggcggtgatggccgCACCATGTGGTGGGACCCGAACACTGGCAAGAAGCTGGGTGAGCTACAGCCAGTGGGGCAGTACCTCGTCGACGTGCAGTGGTGCCCGGTACTGCCGGCCGTCATCGCGACGTCGTCTTTTGCACCGCTTCTATGCGTGTCGACGGCGCAGGACGTCTCCAGCACCGGTGGCGACAAGCTCGGTGCGGTGCCCAAGTGGCTCAACAAACCGTGCGGCGCCTCGGTCAACATGTCCCTCGCCGTTGCCTCCCTCGCCCCTGGCACCGAGCATGACATTGTGCTTTCGAGCCTGAACTGCGTGCCAATGAGCCCGCACACGACGGAGGACCAGCGCATGTTCGAGCGGCTGGCCGAGTTCCCGCGCGGGTCGCCGGAGCGGACGCAGTGGCTGCGCGACACCCATCATGAGCTCCTTGCggccttctccagcgcgcAGAACTCGCGCCAACCCATACTTGACTTCCTCAACGAGGGCGTCGCCTCCGAGAAAGGCGGCGCGGGCGCTGGCTCCGGGAGGccgggcgaggaggacgatgaCCCATTCACCGCCATCTCGCACGAGAACCAGAAGAGGTACGAGGACCGCACCTCGGAGCTCATCGTGAGCGGCAAGATCGAGGAGGCCGTGGACCTGTGCATGGACGAGCATTGCTTCGACGACGCGTTTGCCATCGCCTTCCTCAGCGGCGGGGAGATGGTGCGCAAGGTGCACCAGCGCTACATCGCGcatgtcgccgccgtcagcccGCAAAAGAGGCATGTGCTCTACGCTGGTGCCATCGCCTCCGGTGATTTCCGCCCTCTTATTCAGGCCAACGTGCCGTGGAAGGAGG
- a CDS encoding putative protein transport protein Sec31 → AAAEERRVRELQEQKQAQAQAQPIAPQQQQHQLERPPMPSHGTPQPPAMPPQTQYHVNPMAIPGQPQPPQSGYLPAAGYMPPMGAPAAASQPPQQPQHPPSLLPHKSATGGLPPPPGGSAPLRPPLMPGAGAAPPPPSHGPSVYGNATPVSNSVNGAPVAASPIGPHAPPAGGASMGMSASDTSPFSPSALPPSRTNPLPAAPNGVVGQPKPRLMPHPVSSYSSMRTPTTGAAPVAAAPPPPGPPSSSGAMASQASSQPGSLYSVTAPPTQPPATQSSPYQKGPPPPSQRSDAVFGGGAPSMMKPQPPPPVLPRPAMGSAPPPPPQSSASGAEYPASLLASVSPAQFASPLHGQLVQRLQQIIPAIADPRRRTAVEQAAVEVIRQLQQGMLPEELVHMLVHFCANAGTPSATQAWTQLAQRYAGAVQAFANLSYL, encoded by the coding sequence GCCGCTGCGGAAGAGCGACGAGTGcgggagctgcaggagcagaagcaggcgcaggcacaggcacaacCGATagccccgcagcagcagcagcatcagctgGAGCGGCCACCGATGCCGAGCCACGGCACTCCGCAGCCACCGGCAATGCCGCCACAGACGCAGTACCACGTGAACCCCATGGCGATACCAGGGcaaccgcagccgccgcagtcTGGCTACCTGCCAGCCGCTGGCTACATGCCGCCCATGggtgcaccggcggcggcttcgcagccgccacagcagcctcAGCACCCACCAAGCCTTCTTCCCCACAAATCAGCCACCGGCGGActcccgccaccaccgggTGGTAGCGCGCCTCTGCGACCGCCACTGATGcctggtgccggtgccgcgccaccaccgccgtcgcacgGGCCGTCTGTGTACGGCAACGCGACACCGGTGAGCAATAGCGTGAACGGTGCTCCTgtagcggcgtcgccgatcGGGCCGCACGCACCGCCCGCTGGCGGTGCCTCGATGGGGATGAGTGCATCGGACACCAGCCCGTTCTCCCCGAGCGCACTCCCGCCCAGCCGCACAAACCCGCTCCCGGCTGCACCGAACGGAGTTGTCGGCCAGCCGAAGCCGCGACTTATGCCGCACCCAGTTTCTTCCTACTCATCGATGCGAACGCCGACCACTGGCGCCGCCCcagtcgccgctgcacctcctccgccgggACCGCCGTCGTCTTCCGGCGCTATGGCCTCCCAGGCGTCATCGCAGCCGGGGTCGTTGTACAGCGTGACGGCCCCACCGACACAGCCGCCAGCGACACAGTCGTCACCCTACCAAAAagggccaccaccaccgtcgcagCGCTCAGATGCCGTTTTCGGCGGAGGTGCGCCATCGATGATGAAGCCGCAGCCCCCGCCGCCTGTCCTTCCGCGGCCCGCGAtgggcagcgcaccgccaccgccgcctcagTCATCGGCTTCCGGCGCCGAGTACCCAGCCTCCTTGCTCGCTTCCGTGAGTCCTGCCCAGTTCGCGTCCCCGCTGCACGGTCAGCTGGTGCAGCGTCTGCAGCAGATCATCCCCGCCATCGCGGACCCACGCCGGCGcacggcggtggagcaggcggcggtggaggtgattcgccagctgcagcaaggGATGCTGCCGGAGGAGCTCGTGCACATGTTGGTACACTTTTGCGCGAACGCCGGCACGCCGAGCGCGACTCAGGCGTGGACGCAGTTGGCGCAGCGGTACGCGGGTGCCGTTCAGGCCTTTGCGAACCTTTCCTATCTgtga